From Streptomyces asiaticus, one genomic window encodes:
- a CDS encoding sugar phosphate isomerase/epimerase family protein, translating to MPRPFTLFTGQWADLPLEEVCRLARDFGYDGLELACWGDHFEVDRALGESGYLDGRRELLEKYGLKCWAISNHLVGQAVCDSPIDERHKAILPARIWGDGEAEGVRRRAAAEMADTARAAAAFGVRTVIGFTGSSIWHLVAMFPPVVPGMIERGYEDFAERWNPVLDVFDAEGVRFAHEVHPSEIAYDYWTTHQALEAVGHRPAFGLNFDPSHFVWQDLDPVGFLWDFRDRIYHVDCKEARKRLDGRNGRLGSHLPWGDPRRGWDFVSAGHGDVPWEDVFRMLRSIGYDGPVSVEWEDAGMDRLTGAPEALARLKHFDFDPPTASFDAAFGGGDK from the coding sequence ATGCCCAGACCCTTCACGCTCTTCACCGGCCAGTGGGCCGACCTTCCCCTGGAGGAGGTCTGCCGGCTGGCCCGTGACTTCGGCTACGACGGACTGGAACTCGCCTGCTGGGGCGATCACTTCGAGGTGGACCGGGCGCTCGGCGAGTCCGGCTATCTGGACGGGCGGCGCGAGCTGCTGGAGAAGTACGGTCTCAAGTGCTGGGCCATCTCCAACCACCTGGTCGGCCAGGCCGTGTGCGACTCGCCCATCGACGAGCGCCACAAGGCCATCCTGCCCGCCCGGATCTGGGGCGACGGCGAGGCGGAGGGCGTACGGCGGCGGGCCGCCGCCGAGATGGCCGACACCGCACGCGCCGCGGCCGCCTTCGGGGTCCGCACCGTCATCGGCTTCACCGGCTCCTCCATCTGGCATCTGGTGGCGATGTTCCCGCCGGTGGTGCCGGGGATGATCGAGCGGGGCTACGAGGACTTCGCCGAGCGCTGGAACCCGGTCCTGGACGTCTTCGACGCCGAGGGCGTGCGCTTCGCCCACGAGGTGCACCCCAGCGAGATCGCCTACGACTACTGGACCACCCACCAGGCGCTGGAGGCCGTCGGCCACCGCCCCGCCTTCGGGCTCAACTTCGACCCCAGCCACTTCGTCTGGCAGGACCTGGACCCGGTCGGCTTCCTGTGGGACTTCCGGGACCGGATCTACCACGTGGACTGCAAGGAGGCCCGGAAGCGGCTGGACGGCCGCAACGGCCGCCTCGGCTCCCATCTGCCCTGGGGCGATCCCCGCCGCGGCTGGGACTTCGTCTCCGCGGGCCATGGCGATGTGCCGTGGGAGGACGTGTTCCGGATGCTGCGCTCGATCGGCTACGACGGTCCGGTGTCGGTCGAGTGGGAGGACGCCGGGATGGACCGGCTCACCGGCGCCCCGGAGGCGCTGGCCCGGCTGAAGCACTTCGACTTCGACCCGCCGACGGCGTCGTTCGACGCGGCCTTCGGCGGCGGGGACAAGTAG
- a CDS encoding substrate-binding domain-containing protein yields the protein MRYAKSSSSATSRRNLLLGTAAAGALFAAGCTSNENNDDGDNAKQAANTANDKPGKAVTIGFAGPQADHGWLNAINEQAKRRAKEYKDVTLEATEGSNDTAQQIGQIETLINKKVDVLVILPADGKALTQVGLKAMRAGIPVVNLDRIFASPQAYRCWIGGDNYGMGLNAGRYIGEQLKGKKNAKVIELAGIDNLELTRQRTEGFNDALKNYPNIKKVGRQAAEFTVESGQAKMAQLLQAHSDFDALWNHDDDQGVGAERAIKQAGRDDFLMVGGAGAKHAMDAIKADNSVLKATVLYPPTMAASAIDLARALGQGKGVGGLAELEIPASLTLYSAVVTKDNVDEYLPTGFS from the coding sequence ATGAGGTATGCCAAGAGCTCCTCCTCCGCCACCAGTCGCAGAAACCTCCTCCTGGGCACCGCCGCGGCGGGCGCGCTGTTCGCCGCCGGGTGCACCAGCAACGAGAACAACGACGACGGCGACAACGCCAAGCAGGCCGCGAACACGGCCAATGACAAGCCCGGTAAGGCGGTCACCATCGGCTTCGCCGGGCCCCAGGCCGACCACGGCTGGCTCAACGCCATCAACGAGCAGGCCAAGCGGCGCGCCAAGGAGTACAAGGACGTCACCCTGGAGGCCACCGAGGGCTCCAACGACACCGCCCAGCAGATCGGCCAGATCGAGACCCTCATCAACAAGAAGGTCGACGTCCTGGTCATCCTGCCCGCCGACGGCAAGGCGCTCACCCAGGTCGGGCTCAAGGCCATGCGGGCGGGCATCCCGGTGGTCAACCTCGACCGGATCTTCGCCTCGCCGCAGGCGTACCGCTGCTGGATCGGCGGCGACAACTACGGCATGGGTCTCAACGCCGGGCGCTACATCGGCGAGCAGCTCAAGGGCAAGAAGAACGCCAAGGTGATCGAGTTGGCGGGGATCGACAACCTGGAGCTGACCCGGCAGCGCACCGAGGGCTTCAACGACGCCCTGAAGAACTACCCCAACATCAAGAAGGTCGGCCGCCAGGCCGCGGAGTTCACGGTCGAGTCGGGCCAGGCGAAGATGGCCCAGCTGCTCCAGGCCCACTCCGACTTCGACGCCCTGTGGAACCACGACGACGACCAGGGCGTCGGCGCCGAGCGCGCCATCAAGCAGGCCGGGCGCGATGACTTCCTCATGGTCGGCGGCGCGGGCGCCAAGCACGCCATGGACGCCATCAAGGCCGACAACAGCGTGCTGAAGGCCACCGTGCTCTACCCGCCCACCATGGCCGCCTCCGCCATCGACCTCGCCCGCGCACTCGGCCAGGGCAAGGGCGTCGGCGGCCTCGCGGAGCTGGAGATCCCGGCTTCTCTCACTCTCTACTCCGCCGTCGTCACCAAGGACAACGTGGACGAATACCTCCCCACGGGATTCAGCTGA
- a CDS encoding carbohydrate-binding protein codes for MHRKRLRLRGPLALVTSALLVGAGLAFTAPQAGADQADQPAPAAEQFQQVTLAKGVEETGEPMTLAVLPDRSVLHTSRDGTLWLTDATGETKVSGRLPVYSHDEEGLQGVGIDPGFADNRAIYLYYAPPLDTPAGDAPNEGTAADFAKFDGVNRLSRFTLNADGTLNTGSEKKVLDVPASRGICCHVGGDIDFDADGNLYLSTGDDTNPFASDGFTPIDERENRNPAYDARRSAGNSNDLRGKVLRIKVADDGSYTIPDGNLFAPGTEKTRPEIYAMGFRNPFRISVDKPTGTVYVGDYGPDAGAANPERGPGGAVEFARVTKPGNYGWPYCIADNKPYRDYDFATGTSGPAFDCAAPKNTSRYNTGLTDLPPAQPAWIPYDNDSVPEFGSGSESPMAGPVYRYDASLDSPVKFPESYNGNFFAGEFGRQWIKRIEQGADGAVQKINDFPWSGTQVMDSAFGPDGALYVLDYGLGYFNGDEHSALYRIENATDGHSPIAEASADRTSGKAPMKVAFSSAGTSDADGDTLAYNWDFGDGTTSTAANPTHTYRKNGTFTATLTVKDPTGRTASANVHLTVGNTAPKVTLQLPADGQLFTFGDEVPFKVKVTDPEDGTVDCAKVKVTYILGHDSHGHPVTTANGCSGTIKTNADGEHDPNANIFGVFDAEYTDGGGGGQPPLTTHDQSIVQPKHRQAEHYGKSQGVSVINHTPANGGKTVGNIENGDWISFTPYALGNAKDFTARVSSAGAGGTLEIRSGSSTGRLLGTVTVPVTGDWETFQDVKTTLNKPPAGTTTLSLVFKGGAGALFDVDDFTIGTG; via the coding sequence GTGCACAGGAAAAGGCTTCGACTGCGCGGACCCCTCGCGCTCGTCACGAGCGCACTGCTCGTCGGCGCGGGGCTCGCGTTCACCGCACCCCAGGCGGGCGCGGATCAAGCGGACCAACCGGCCCCGGCAGCCGAGCAGTTCCAGCAGGTCACCCTCGCCAAGGGCGTGGAGGAGACCGGTGAGCCCATGACGCTCGCCGTGCTCCCCGACCGCTCCGTGCTGCACACCTCGCGCGACGGCACCCTGTGGCTGACCGACGCCACGGGCGAGACCAAGGTGTCCGGCAGGCTGCCCGTCTACTCGCACGACGAAGAAGGGCTCCAGGGCGTCGGCATCGACCCCGGCTTCGCCGACAACCGCGCCATCTACCTCTACTACGCGCCCCCGCTCGACACCCCCGCCGGTGACGCCCCCAACGAGGGCACGGCCGCCGACTTCGCCAAGTTCGACGGCGTCAACCGCCTCTCCCGCTTCACCCTCAACGCCGATGGCACCCTGAACACCGGCAGCGAGAAGAAGGTCCTGGACGTCCCGGCGTCCCGCGGCATCTGCTGCCACGTCGGCGGCGACATCGACTTCGACGCGGACGGCAACCTGTACCTGTCCACCGGCGACGACACCAATCCGTTCGCCTCCGACGGCTTCACCCCCATCGACGAGCGGGAGAACCGCAACCCCGCCTACGACGCCCGGCGCTCCGCGGGCAACAGCAACGACCTGCGCGGCAAGGTCCTCCGCATCAAGGTGGCCGACGACGGCTCGTACACCATCCCGGACGGCAACCTCTTCGCGCCCGGCACCGAGAAGACCCGGCCCGAGATCTACGCGATGGGCTTCCGCAACCCCTTCCGGATCAGCGTGGACAAGCCGACCGGCACGGTCTACGTCGGCGACTACGGACCGGACGCCGGCGCCGCCAACCCCGAGCGCGGACCGGGCGGCGCGGTCGAGTTCGCCCGGGTGACCAAGCCCGGCAACTACGGCTGGCCGTACTGCATCGCCGACAACAAGCCGTACCGCGACTACGACTTCGCCACCGGCACCTCCGGCCCGGCCTTCGACTGCGCCGCGCCCAAGAACACCTCGCGGTACAACACCGGGCTCACCGATCTGCCGCCCGCCCAGCCCGCCTGGATCCCGTACGACAACGACTCCGTGCCCGAGTTCGGCTCCGGCTCCGAGTCCCCGATGGCCGGGCCGGTCTACCGCTATGACGCCTCGCTCGACTCCCCGGTGAAGTTCCCCGAGTCGTACAACGGGAACTTCTTCGCGGGGGAGTTCGGCCGCCAGTGGATCAAGCGGATCGAGCAGGGCGCCGACGGGGCCGTGCAGAAGATCAACGACTTCCCGTGGTCCGGCACCCAGGTCATGGACTCGGCCTTCGGCCCGGACGGCGCGCTGTACGTCCTCGACTACGGCCTCGGCTACTTCAACGGAGACGAGCACTCCGCGCTGTACCGGATCGAGAACGCCACCGACGGCCACTCGCCCATCGCCGAGGCGAGCGCCGACCGCACCTCCGGCAAGGCACCCATGAAGGTCGCCTTCTCCTCGGCGGGCACCTCGGACGCCGACGGCGACACCCTCGCCTACAACTGGGACTTCGGCGACGGCACGACCTCCACCGCCGCCAACCCCACCCACACGTACAGGAAGAACGGCACCTTCACCGCGACCCTCACCGTCAAGGACCCCACCGGCCGCACCGCCAGCGCCAATGTGCACCTCACGGTGGGCAACACCGCGCCCAAGGTGACGCTGCAACTGCCCGCCGACGGCCAGCTGTTCACCTTCGGCGACGAGGTCCCGTTCAAGGTCAAGGTGACCGACCCCGAGGACGGCACCGTCGACTGCGCCAAGGTCAAGGTGACCTACATCCTCGGCCACGACAGCCACGGCCACCCCGTGACCACGGCGAACGGCTGCTCCGGCACCATCAAGACCAACGCGGACGGTGAGCACGACCCCAACGCCAACATCTTCGGGGTCTTCGACGCCGAGTACACCGACGGCGGCGGGGGTGGCCAGCCGCCGCTGACCACCCACGACCAGTCCATCGTCCAGCCCAAGCACCGCCAGGCCGAGCACTACGGGAAGAGCCAGGGCGTCTCGGTGATCAACCACACCCCGGCCAACGGCGGTAAGACGGTCGGCAACATCGAGAACGGGGACTGGATCTCCTTCACCCCGTATGCGCTGGGCAACGCCAAGGACTTCACCGCACGGGTCTCCTCGGCGGGCGCCGGCGGCACGCTGGAGATCCGCAGCGGCTCCTCGACCGGACGGCTGCTCGGCACCGTCACCGTGCCGGTGACCGGCGACTGGGAGACCTTCCAGGACGTCAAGACGACGCTGAACAAACCCCCGGCCGGTACCACCACGCTGTCGCTCGTCTTCAAGGGCGGTGCGGGAGCGCTCTTCGACGTGGACGACTTCACGATCGGCACCGGCTGA
- a CDS encoding Gfo/Idh/MocA family protein, with protein sequence MENPEAKTLGVGMVGYAFMGAAHSQGWRTVGRVFDLPARPAMSAVCGRDADAVRAAADRHGWAAAETDWRALIARDDVQVVDVCTPGDSHAEIAIAALEAGKHVLCEKPLANSVAEAEAMVEAARRARERGQVAMVGFNYRRAPAIAYARRMVADGRIGVLRHVRVTYLQDWIVDPEFPLVWRLRREYAGSGALGDLGSHIVDLAQHLAGERLIGVSALTETFIRERPLPAGAVAGLGGSGAGGAARGPVTVDDAALFTGRFGSGAVASFEASRFAAGRKNSLRIELNGDRGSLAFDLERLNELSFHDHTEPAIDSGFRRILVTEPDHPYLEGWWPPGHALGYEHTFVHQARDMVLAIADGTGPEPSFEDGLQVQRVLAAVEESAEKNCVYTPVPV encoded by the coding sequence ATGGAAAATCCTGAAGCGAAGACACTCGGCGTCGGCATGGTCGGCTACGCCTTCATGGGCGCGGCCCACTCCCAGGGCTGGCGCACCGTCGGCCGTGTCTTCGACCTCCCCGCCCGCCCCGCGATGTCCGCGGTCTGCGGGCGCGACGCGGACGCCGTACGGGCCGCCGCGGACCGGCACGGCTGGGCCGCCGCCGAAACCGACTGGCGGGCGCTGATCGCCCGGGACGATGTGCAGGTGGTCGACGTCTGCACCCCCGGCGACAGCCATGCCGAGATCGCCATCGCGGCCCTGGAGGCGGGCAAGCACGTGCTGTGCGAGAAGCCGCTCGCCAACTCCGTGGCCGAGGCCGAGGCCATGGTGGAGGCGGCGCGGCGGGCGCGGGAGCGCGGCCAGGTGGCGATGGTGGGCTTCAACTACCGCCGCGCGCCCGCGATCGCGTACGCCCGCCGGATGGTGGCGGACGGGCGGATCGGCGTGCTGCGGCACGTGCGGGTCACCTATCTCCAGGACTGGATCGTCGACCCGGAGTTCCCCCTGGTGTGGCGGTTGCGGCGGGAGTACGCGGGCTCCGGCGCCCTGGGCGACCTGGGTTCGCACATCGTCGACCTGGCGCAGCATCTGGCCGGGGAGCGGCTGATCGGCGTCTCGGCGCTCACCGAGACGTTCATCCGGGAGCGGCCGCTGCCCGCCGGCGCGGTGGCCGGGCTCGGCGGCTCCGGGGCGGGCGGGGCGGCGCGCGGGCCGGTGACGGTCGATGACGCGGCGCTGTTCACCGGGCGGTTCGGCTCCGGAGCGGTGGCCTCGTTCGAGGCCAGCCGGTTCGCCGCGGGCCGTAAGAACTCGCTCAGGATCGAGCTCAACGGCGATCGCGGTTCGCTCGCCTTCGATCTGGAACGCCTCAATGAGCTGTCCTTCCACGACCACACCGAGCCAGCCATCGACTCCGGCTTCCGCCGGATCCTGGTGACCGAGCCCGACCACCCCTACCTCGAGGGGTGGTGGCCGCCGGGCCACGCCCTCGGCTATGAGCACACCTTCGTCCACCAGGCGCGGGACATGGTGCTCGCGATCGCCGACGGCACCGGCCCCGAGCCGTCCTTCGAGGACGGGCTCCAGGTGCAGCGGGTGCTGGCCGCCGTGGAGGAGAGCGCGGAGAAGAACTGCGTCTACACCCCCGTACCCGTCTGA